A single genomic interval of Anopheles marshallii chromosome 2, idAnoMarsDA_429_01, whole genome shotgun sequence harbors:
- the LOC128709646 gene encoding chromodomain-helicase-DNA-binding protein Mi-2 homolog yields MASDEEIDESIAEEEGGMMDETADASLAADADDGSDEEANTKSNAQQDEDDDYEPEDNRKKKKGKKRKARSSDEKRGRKKKKRKKNDSGDESDQKQSDDGAGSSAAAAAAAAAAAQAAESDYESRPKRGRDRKKGSSSRGGGAVSTEVEKKVEEKEKMPSIQEVCSSFDLTDVKIEYTDEDFENLVTFKMFQTHVRPILTKENPRVPMAKLMMLVAAKWREFCALNPNISSEDATAAETGREEEAPATPEYVPKSSRSRSKMENKHEDMVYDDEDEEEEEEVERERTRKSKKGKSGGGGGGGGGGSNSNKKGSSGSSRKQKVPTLKIKFGKRKNASSDEEPDPSGGSERESDAEFEKMLQQSESEKPEKPERGESSSGGVGADGGADDTSDQPPVRKKAKTKIGNKSKKKSKSKKSKFPDGGEEGEHEHQDYCEVCQQGGEIILCDTCPKAYHLVCLDPELEDTPEGKWSCPTCEAEGPADDDDDEHQEFCRVCKDGGELLCCDNCPSAYHTFCLNPPLDDIPDGEWRCPRCSCPPLAEKVQKIMTWRWTDKPINPDEPSTSKGGTTRRREYFVKWQEKSYWHCDWITELQLDVHHPLMFRNYTRKNDMEEPPKLEEALDEEDNRYKRIQRMRETNSNLNETELEEKYYRYGVKPEWLMIHRVINHRTMRDGRTLYLVKWRELAYDQATWEDEEEEIAGLKMAIEYYLDLRANCSQDIGGSSGSGSGSSKKNKKKGRRRLRELEEEERTAGVKRYTPPPEKPTTDLKRKFEVQPPYLDETGMRLHPYQLEGINWLRYSWANGTDTILADEMGLGKTIQTATFLYSLYKEGHCRGPFLVAVPLSTIINWEREFETWAPDFYCITYVGDKDSRAVIRENELSFEEGAVRGGKASRIRASSIKFNVLLTSYELISIDAACLGSIDWSVLVVDEAHRLKSNQSKFFKVLNAYNIAYKLLLTGTPLQNNLEELFHLLNFLNKNKFNELSEFQNEFADISKEEQVKRLHEMLGPHMLRRLKADVLKNMPTKSEFIVRVELSPLQKKYYKYILTRNFEALNPKGGGGACSLINIMMDLKKCCNHPYLFAAAAEEAQLGPGGNYELQSLTKAAGKLVLLEKMLKLLKSQGHRVLIFSQMTKMLDILEDFLEGLGYKYERIDGGITGSIRQEAIDRFNAPGAPQFCFLLSTRAGGLGINLATADTVIIYDSDWNPHNDIQAFSRAHRIGQANKVMIYRFVTRNSVEERVTQVAKRKMMLTHLVVRPGMGGKGTNFTKQELDDILRFGTEELFKEDGKDEEAIHYDDKAVAELLDRSNKGVEEKENWANEYLSSFKVASYSTKEDVEEETETEVIKQEAENSDPAYWVKLLRHHYEQHQEDLSRTLGKGKRVRKQVNYTDGGVIQADPVKEDSTWQENVSDYNNSDYSGASDEDRDEDDEESELGRRSRRRIERKEAERDNRPLPPLLARVGGNIEVLGFNARQRKSFLNAIMRYGMPPQDAFHSQWLVRDLRGKSERIFKAYVSLFMRHLCEPGADNAETFADGVPREGLSRQHVLTRIGVMSLIRKKVQEFEHINGYYSMPELIKRPCEPVKIAVPVVAAAAASGEGTSGAAVTGGETSKSATTSTSATPATSAAPSPAPNASASGDKDDETSTGTGEKEKADGADKEKSAESGTEGDNAANVKKESKDEADESAEKNPAAAGEKKKDDIAVAIKAETTDAGGEKTAKKDEKSSDDHQEIIDAKNVKTENDPSPPKETDDKEKGEDKKPEDKKGTEEAKKGSSETTATGQPKKEVEEEDDDDEVKFVEDSSTLPPVKKQEPDVKPPAPATTTTTTTTTIDDDDDDVVFVKDDDDDVKKPEPVQENLEVHKRAFMFNIADGGFTELHTLWINEEKAAVPGREYEIWHRRHDYWLLAGIVTHGYGRWQDIQNDIRFAIINEPFKMDVGKGNFLEIKNKFLARRFKLLEQSLVIEEQLRRAALLNLAQDPSHPAMALNARFAEVECLAESHQHLSKESLAGNKPANAVLHKVLNQLEELLSDMKSDVSRLPATLARIPPVAQRLQMSERSILSRLAATGNTVQQNPPMSQFPPGYQGTTLPGFAAAAAANFATFRPTFSVPGQPTNFPSGAGAAGSSSSGK; encoded by the exons ATGGCATCCGATGAGGAAATTGATGAATCCATTGCCG AGGAAGAAGGTGGCATGATGGACGAAACAGCGGACGCCTCGCTTGCTGCTGATGCGGATGATGGGTCGGACGAGGAGGCAAACACGAAGAGCAACGCGCAGCAAGACGAAGATGATGACTACGAGCCGGAAGACAACCGCAAAAAGAAGAAGGGCAAAAAGCGCAAAGCACGCAGCAGCGATGAAAAGCGCGgccggaagaagaaaaagcgcAAGAAGAACGATAGTGGTGATGAGAGCGACCAGAAGCAGAGTGACGATGGTGCGGGGAGTAGTGCGGCGGCGGCCGCAGCTGCAGCTGCCGCGGCTCAAGCAGCCGAATCAGACTATGAATCACGCCCAAAGCGGGGTCGCGATCGGAAGAAGGGTAGCAGTagtcgtggtggtggtgccgtaAGCACCGAGGTGGAGAAGAAGGtggaggaaaaggaaaagatgcCCTCCATACAGGAGGTgtgcagttcgttcgatctgaCCGACGTGAAAATCGAGTACACGGACGAGGATTTTGAGAATTTGGTTACCTTCAAGATGTTCCAAACTCACGTACGGCCGATCCTGACGAAGGAAAACCCGCGCGTACCGATGGCGAAGCTAATGATGCTGGTCGCTGCGAAGTGGCGCGAGTTCTGTGCCCTAAATCCGAACATTTCGAGCGAAGATGCAACGGCGGCGGAGACGGGCAGGGAGGAAGAGGCCCCAGCAACACCGGAGTACGTGCCGAAATCCAGCCGATCGCGCAGCAAGATGGAAAACAAGCACGAGGACATGGTGTACGATGATGAggacgaggaggaagaggaagaggtgGAGCGCGAGCGCACACGCAAGAGTAAGAAGGGGAAGAGTGGGGGCggaggaggtggtggtggcggtggaagCAACAGTAATAAAAAGGGTAGCAGTGGAAGTAGCCGCAAGCAGAAGGTTCCGACGTTGAAGATCAAGTTTGGGAAGCGCAAGAATGCCAGCTCGGACGAGGAACCGGATCCGAGCGGTGGATCGGAACGCGAATCGGACGCAGAGTTCGAAAAGATGCTCCAACAGTCCGAGTCGGAAAAGCCGGAAAAACCGGAACGCGGAGAATCGTCTagcggtggtgttggtgccgATGGTGGTGCTGATGATACGTCCGATCAACCGCCGGTGCGTAAGAAGGCTAAGACGAAGATCGGCAATAAGTCGAAAAAGAAGAGCAAATCGAAGAAGAGTAAATTCCCCGATGGTGGTGAGGAGGGTGAGCACGAGCATCAGGATTACTGTGAGGTGTGTCAACAGGGTGGTGAAATCATTCTGTGTGACACCTGTCCCAAAGCGTACCATCTCGTGTGTCTGGATCCGGAGCTTGAAGATACACCCGAGGGTAAGTGGTCTTGCCCGACGTGCGAAGCGGAAGGACCAGcagatgacgatgacgatgagcaTCAGGAGTTTTGCCGGGTTTGTAAGGATGGTGGCGAGCTGCTATGCTGCGACAATTGTCCATCCGCTTATCACACCTTCTGCTTGAATCCTCCATTGGACGACATTCCTGATGGTGAGTGGCGCTGTCCGCGATGTAGCTGTCCTCCTCTAGCGGAAAAGGTGCAAAAAATTATGACCTGGCGATGGACAGACAAACCCATCAATCCCGATGAACCATCCACCTCCAAGGGGGGAACCACTCGTCGCCGTGAGTACTTCGTAAAGTGGCAGGAGAAGTCGTACTGGCACTGTGACTGGATTACGGAGTTGCAGCTGGATGTGCACCATCCGTTGATGTTCCGCAACTACACGCGCAAGAACGACATGGAAGAACCGCCCAAGCTGGAGGAAGCGCTTGACGAGGAGGACAACCGATACAAGCGCATTCAGCGCATGCGCGAAACCAACAGCAATCTGAACGAAACCGAACTAGAGGAGAAGTACTACCGGTACGGTGTGAAACCCGAATGGCTCATGATTCATCGCGTGATCAACCATCGTACGATGCGGGACGGCCGCACACTGTATCTGGTAAAGTGGCGCGAACTGGCGTACGATCAAGCGACCTGGGAAGATGAAGAGGAAGAAATCGCTGGGTTGAAGATGGCCATTGAGTACTATTTGGATTTGCGCGCAAATTGCTCGCAGGACATCGGCGGCTCGAGTGGCAGCGGTAGTggaagcagcaaaaagaacaagaaaaagggCCGACGTCGTTTGCGCGAACTGGAGGAAGAGGAGCGGACGGCAGGGGTGAAACGGTACACACCGCCACCGGAAAAGCCCACGACAGATCTGAAGCGAAAGTTCGAGGTACAGCCACCGTATTTGGACGAAACAGGCATGAGACTGCACCCATACCAGCTGGAGGGTATAAACTGGTTGCGCTACTCGTGGGCAAACGGTACCGATACAATTCTGGCCGATGAAATGGGGCTGGGTAAGACGATCCAGACGGCAACGTTTCTGTATTCTCTTTACAAGGAAGGTCACTGCCGTGGTCCCTTCCTGGTAGCGGTTCCACTCTCAACTATCATTAATTGGGAGCGTGAGTTTGAAACGTGGGCACCGGACTTCTACTGCATCACGTACGTTGGCGACAAGGATTCCCGGGCGGTTATTCGTGAGAACGAGCTATCGTTTGAGGAAGGTGCCGTACGCGGCGGCAAGGCATCCCGGATTCGCGCCAGTTCGATCAAATTCAACGTGCTGTTGACGAGCTACGAGCTGATCTCGATCGATGCTGCCTGCCTTGGTTCGATCGATTGGTCCGTCCTGGTGGTGGATGAAGCCCATCGGCTGAAGTCGAATCAGAGCAAATTCTTCAAGGTGCTGAACGCCTACAATATCGCGTACAAACTGCTCCTTACCGGTACACCGCTGCAGAACAATCTCGAAGAACTGTTCCATCTGTTGAACTTCCTGAACAAGAACAAGTTTAACGAATTGTCCGAGTTCCAGAATGAATTTGCTGACATCTCGAAGGAAGAACAGGTGAAGCGTTTGCACGAGATGCTTGGACCACATATGCTGCGTCGACTGAAGGCGGACGTGCTGAAGAACATGCCTACCAAGTCGGAGTTCATCGTGCGTGTGGAACTGTCACCGTTGCAGAAGAAGTACTACAAGTACATCCTGACGCGCAACTTCGAGGCACTCAACCCGAAAGGCGGTGGCGGTGCCTGCTCGCTGATTAACATCATGATGGATCTAAAGAAGTGCTGCAACCATCCGTATCTGTTTGCAGCTGCGGCAGAAGAAGCACAGCTCGGACCGGGCGGCAACTACGAACTGCAGTCACTGACAAAAGCGGCCGGAAAGTTGGTGCTGCTCGAAAAGATGTTGAAGTTGCTGAAATCGCAAGGCCACCGTGTGTTGATCTTCTCGCAGATGACTAAGATGTTGGACATTCTGGAAGACTTTCTCGAAGGTTTAGGCTACAAATACGAACGTATCGATGGTGGCATCACGGGCAGCATTCGACAGGAGGCGATCGATCGTTTCAATGCACCCGGTGCGCCTCAGTTCTGTTTTCTGCTGTCGACACGTGCCGGTGGTCTCGGCATTAATTTGGCCACGGCAGATACCGTGATCATTTACGATTCGGACTGGAATCCGCACAACGACATTCAAGCCTTTTCGCGCGCGCATCGTATCGGGCAGGCGAATAAGGTGATGATCTATCGGTTTGTGACGCGCAACTCGGTCGAGGAGCGTGTGACGCAGGTGGCAAAGCGTAAAATGATGCTCACGCATTTGGTCGTACGACCCGGTATGGGCGGCAAGGGTACAAACTTCACCAAGCAAGAGCTGGACGACATTCTGCGCTTCGGTACGGAAGAATTGTTCAAGGAGGATGGCAAGGATGAAGAAGCGATCCATTATGACGATAAGGCCGTGGCGGAACTATTGGACAGATCGAACAAAGGCGTAGAGGAGAAGGAAAATTGGGCGAACGAGTATCTGTCGTCGTTCAAGGTGGCTTCATACAGCACGAAAGAAGACGtggaagaggaaacggaaacggaagtCATTAAACAGGAGGCCGAAAATTCCGATCCCGCCTACTGGGTAAAACTGCTGCGGCATCACTATGAGCAGCATCAGGAGGATTTGTCGCGTACGCTTGGCAAAGGAAAGCGAGTGCGCAAACAGGTCAACTATACCGATGGGGGCGTCATTCAAGCGGATCCGGTTAAGGAAGACTCAACCTGGCAGGAGAACGTATCGGACTATAACAATTCGGACTATTCCGGGGCTTCGGATGAGGATCGTGACGAGGACGATGAGGAGAGCGAGCTGGGAAGACGCAGCCGTCGTCGTATCGAGCGGAAAGAGGCCGAACGGGACAATCGTCCACTGCCGCCGTTGTTGGCGCGCGTCGGTGGAAACATTGAAGTGTTGGGCTTTAATGCGCGACAGCGCAAGAGCTTCCTGAACGCGATTATGCGTTACGGTATGCCACCCCAGGATGCGTTCCATTCACAGTGGTTAGTACGCGATCTGCGTGGCAAATCGGAGCGCATCTTCAAGGCGTACGTGTCCTTGTTTATGCGGCATCTTTGCGAGCCCGGTGCGGATAATGCGGAAACGTTCGCCGATGGTGTTCCGCGCGAAGGTCTCAGTCGACAGCACGTGCTGACGCGCATCGGTGTGATGTCGCTGATACGTAAGAAGGTGCAGGAGTTTGAGCACATCAACGGTTACTACAGCATGCCGGAGCTGATCAAGCGTCCGTGCGAGCCGGTAAAGATTGCCGTCCCAGTCGTCGCCGCTGCCGCAGCTAGCGGTGAAGGTACGTCGGGTGCCGCAGTTACCGGTGGCGAAACGTCCAAATCGGCAACCACCAGCACAAGCGCTACTCCGGCGACGAGTGCTGCACCGAGTCCGGCCCCGAATGCAAGTGCATCCGGTGACAAGGACGACGAAACATCGACGGGGACcggcgaaaaggaaaaagcgGACGGTGCCGATAAGGAAAAGTCGGCGGAAAGTGGAACAGAGGGTGACAACGCGGCGAATGTGAAAAAGGAATCGAAAGATGAGGCTGACGAATCTGCTGAGAAGAATCCTGCTGCCGCCGGTGAGAAGAAGAAGGACGATATTGCAGTTGCGATAAAAGCAGAAACTACCGATGCTGGTGGTGAGAAGACGGCCAAAAAGGACGAAAAGTCTTCAGATGATCATCAGGAAATCATCGAtgcgaaaaatgtgaaaacggAAAATGATCCTTCACCGCCGAAGGAAACCGACGACAAGGAAAAGGGAGAGGATAAGAAACCGGAGGATAAGAAAGGAACTGAAGAGGCGAAGAAGGGATCCTCCGAAACGACAGCAACCGGACAGCCTAAAAAGGAAGTAGAAGaagaggacgatgatgatgaggtgAAGTTCGTGGAAGATAGCAGCACGCTACCGCCGGTGAAAAAACAGGAACCAGACGTGAAACCGCCGGCACctgctaccaccaccaccaccacgacgaCCACAatcgacgatgacgatgatgatgtcgtGTTCGTCaaggatgacgatgacgatgtgAAGAAACCGGAACCAGTGCAGGAGAACCTGGAGGTGCACAAGCGTGCCTTCATGTTCAACATCGCCGACGGAGGCTTCACCGAGTTGCACACGCTCTGGATTAACGAGGAGAAGGCAGCCGTCCCAGGACGGGAGTACGAGATCTGGCATCGTCGGCATGACTACTGGCTGCTGGCGGGCATCGTGACGCACGGTTATGGCCGTTGGCAGGACATCCAGAACGATATCCGGTTCGCGATCATCAACGAACCGTTCAAGATGGATGTCGGCAAAGGAAATTTCCTGGAAATCAAGAACAAATTCTTGGCACGTCGCTTCAAACTGCTCGAACAGTCGCTGGTAATCGAGGAGCAGCTGCGTCGAGCTGCGCTTCTGAATTTGGCCCAGGACCCAAGTCATCCGGCGATGGCACTGAATGCACGGTTTGCCGAGGTAGAGTGCTTAGCGGAGTCACATCAGCACCTGAGCAAGGAGTCGCTGGCAGGCAACAAACCGGCAAATGCCGTCCTGCACAAGGTGTTGAACCAGCTGGAGGAATTGCTTTCGGATATGAAATCGGACGTGTCGCGACTCCCTGCAACACTAGCCCGCATTCCCCCAGTTGCCCAGCGATTGCAGATGTCCGAACGGTCGATCCTGTCAAGATTGGCAGCTACGGGCAACACAGTGCAGCAAAATC CACCGATGTCACAGTTCCCGCCAGGCTATCAGGGAACGACACTACCGGGTTTTGCAGCGGCCGCCGCAGCCAACTTTGCTACCTTCCGGCCAACATTCTCAGTACCGGGCCAACCCACCAATTTCCCTAGTGGAGCAGGTGCCGCCGGTTCAAGCTCGTCCGGCAAGTAA